The sequence below is a genomic window from Coleofasciculus chthonoplastes PCC 7420.
TGCCAACCACTCTCGATCGCCTCTGATTCTGTACAAAACCATCGTTCACCCTTTGCGGGATCAATGATGGTTGATTGATAGTCTTCCATCCCCGGAAGATGATAAACTTTCGTCTGTATTAATAGAAATGTTGCCTTTGATATTGCACCCAGGTTTCGTAACATATGTAATTGGAGATGGAGAATCGCTAGCCCTAAATTCCATTGCAAAAATTGTAATAACAGCCATAATCCCCAAGCTAATGAGTATTTCAACTCGCCCACGCTTCTTTCTCTTATGCCTTGTCGGTAATGGACTTTTCCGAACATTAGTCCTGAATTCTTTTGGGACTTGGGTTTGATTTTGATTTTGGGACAGGTCTAATGAGCGTAAGGCTGCCCCTTGAATGGATGCATTAGAGGCACGTACTTTCCCTTCTAAATCAGTGGCTAGCTCATACAGGATTATATCTCCGACTTTTGGACGGCGACTTGTTCCTTTTAACGCACTGATATGCAGAAAAACATCTTTGTTACCAT
It includes:
- a CDS encoding cold shock domain-containing protein, whose amino-acid sequence is MKPILYKGRLKTWKDERGFGFIKPNDGNKDVFLHISALKGTSRRPKVGDIILYELATDLEGKVRASNASIQGAALRSLDLSQNQNQTQVPKEFRTNVRKSPLPTRHKRKKRGRVEILISLGIMAVITIFAMEFRASDSPSPITYVTKPGCNIKGNISINTDESLSSSGDGRLSINHH